Proteins encoded by one window of Methanomicrobiales archaeon:
- a CDS encoding type IV pilin N-terminal domain-containing protein encodes MIGKVKGRPREDEAVSPVIGVILMVGITVILTAVIATVVLGMTSTVEAKRMVAANAIQNEDDILIYFHGGPDRGQVQSLDITVYSSLGTASHTVNNPVVGCIDTFPGLGTDGKEHVIVIAHFNSNIDEDQVILDAYV; translated from the coding sequence ATGATTGGGAAAGTCAAGGGCAGGCCTCGTGAAGATGAAGCCGTATCGCCGGTTATCGGGGTGATCCTGATGGTCGGGATCACGGTGATTCTTACCGCGGTGATTGCCACGGTCGTGCTCGGCATGACCTCAACAGTCGAGGCAAAAAGAATGGTAGCAGCCAATGCCATCCAGAACGAGGATGACATCCTGATCTACTTCCACGGCGGTCCGGATAGGGGACAGGTTCAATCTCTTGATATCACGGTGTACAGTTCTCTGGGAACGGCATCGCATACCGTGAACAATCCAGTAGTGGGTTGCATTGATACCTTCCCAGGCCTGGGCACAGATGGAAAAGAGCACGTAATCGTGATCGCTCATTTCAATAGCAATATCGACGAGGATCAGGTCATTCTGGATGCATATGTATGA
- a CDS encoding type IV pilin N-terminal domain-containing protein produces MSLTILKQFNPVVPDAGVTMREIDSEEAVSETVGIILAVAITVMLAAWVAANVYGVAEKTKNTYLVSASAYDDGIGNIVVTYQGGQDHDKLVRLDVWILNGENQPDNWTWAPPEIGVTRKSNVPPTQKPDRIYIVATFIDGTEILIMDKYV; encoded by the coding sequence ATGTCTCTAACAATACTGAAACAATTCAATCCGGTCGTGCCGGATGCGGGGGTAACGATGCGGGAGATCGACAGCGAGGAGGCAGTTTCTGAAACGGTTGGCATTATCCTTGCAGTCGCGATAACTGTCATGCTCGCCGCCTGGGTGGCCGCCAATGTATATGGAGTGGCGGAGAAGACGAAGAACACCTATCTGGTCTCTGCATCGGCATACGACGACGGAATCGGGAATATCGTCGTCACCTACCAGGGCGGGCAGGACCACGACAAACTGGTGCGGCTGGACGTGTGGATTCTCAATGGGGAGAATCAACCGGATAACTGGACCTGGGCGCCGCCGGAGATCGGCGTTACAAGAAAGAGTAATGTACCTCCAACACAGAAGCCGGATCGGATCTATATCGTGGCGACATTTATCGACGGTACCGAGATTCTGATAATGGACAAGTACGTCTGA
- a CDS encoding ATP-binding protein → MRFYNRDRELGLMDRLHSARPSFLVVTGRRRVGKTELILEFMRGKRALYFFVDANKSIDTLMDEFGRETALALDLPEYIRLDSPEALLEFLFSLDQPCIAVFDEFQRFQKIHPSFITQLQRFWDLRSRESRLFLIVSGSSVGMIRKIFQEGDAPLFRRADNILTLRPFGPRECLSILADIGVKDPTARLDLYLLFGGMIYYYTFLEKYGCTDLETALDRLILNDLAPLQREMSDVLIEEFGREHATYYEILSAIAEGKTSQKEIADFTHIAPTSLPPYLRDLIDLLGIIEYRVPVTERDRPSKMGRYFLSDNFFRFFARYIYRNMSLYQSGRYDLLKERILREWRGFSGQAFEDMVRVLLKEDLLPRFDHAGPWWNRRGDEIDLLAIGPSGPLAIEIKNQDLTLEEARTILARLEKKIPLVKGIGEPVSLGIAARTIDGKADLAAEGHYTRDLADLGIGPAHGLNRRYF, encoded by the coding sequence ATGAGGTTTTACAACCGGGACCGGGAGCTCGGGCTCATGGACCGGCTCCACTCGGCACGCCCCTCATTCCTCGTCGTCACCGGCAGGCGGAGAGTCGGGAAGACCGAGCTCATCCTGGAATTCATGCGGGGGAAGAGAGCCCTCTACTTCTTCGTGGACGCCAACAAGAGCATCGATACCCTCATGGACGAGTTCGGGCGGGAAACGGCGTTGGCCCTGGACCTGCCCGAATACATCCGCCTGGACTCCCCCGAAGCCCTGCTCGAATTCCTCTTCTCCCTCGACCAGCCGTGCATCGCAGTGTTTGACGAATTCCAGCGGTTCCAGAAGATCCATCCCTCCTTCATCACGCAGCTGCAGCGGTTCTGGGATCTGCGAAGCAGAGAGTCTCGCCTCTTCCTCATCGTCTCCGGCTCATCGGTGGGTATGATCCGGAAGATCTTCCAGGAGGGTGACGCCCCCCTCTTCCGCCGTGCAGACAATATACTCACCCTTCGCCCCTTCGGACCCCGGGAGTGCCTCTCCATACTCGCCGACATCGGCGTGAAGGACCCGACCGCACGGCTCGACCTCTACCTGCTCTTCGGCGGGATGATCTACTACTACACGTTCCTCGAGAAGTACGGATGCACCGACCTGGAGACCGCCCTCGATCGCCTCATCCTGAACGATCTCGCCCCGCTCCAGCGCGAGATGAGCGACGTGCTGATCGAGGAGTTCGGGCGGGAGCACGCGACCTACTACGAGATCCTCTCTGCCATCGCCGAAGGGAAGACATCGCAGAAGGAGATCGCCGATTTCACCCATATCGCCCCTACCTCCCTGCCGCCGTACCTCAGGGATCTCATCGACCTCCTGGGGATCATCGAGTACAGGGTCCCGGTAACCGAACGGGACCGCCCGTCGAAGATGGGGCGGTACTTCCTCTCCGACAATTTCTTCCGCTTCTTCGCCCGCTACATCTACCGCAACATGAGTCTGTACCAGAGCGGTCGCTACGATCTCCTCAAAGAGCGGATACTCCGCGAGTGGAGGGGATTCTCCGGCCAGGCGTTCGAGGATATGGTGCGGGTCCTCCTGAAAGAGGATCTCCTGCCCCGGTTCGATCATGCAGGCCCGTGGTGGAACCGCCGCGGTGACGAGATCGACCTTCTTGCCATCGGTCCCTCCGGGCCCCTCGCGATTGAGATCAAGAACCAGGATCTCACTCTCGAAGAGGCACGGACCATCCTGGCCCGGCTCGAGAAGAAGATCCCGCTCGTGAAGGGCATCGGCGAACCGGTGAGCCTGGGGATTGCAGCCCGCACAATAGATGGAAAGGCGGATCTGGCTGCTGAAGGCCACTACACCCGCGACCTCGCCGATCTGGGCATCGGGCCCGCCCATGGCCTCAATCGAAGGTATTTTTAA
- a CDS encoding type II toxin-antitoxin system VapC family toxin, which yields MNGVFVDSNVFLNILEGDERVKEGVLALHSDQKLYRNSIVFSEVVHVFLRLATGERPHALRKTPALIQGQGRNLDRVIDLLDLAESLPINRDIEKEAFLIIADLGLLPNDALIAATCKYYGISRIATFDADFERVGFLEIVNVRS from the coding sequence ATGAATGGGGTCTTTGTTGATTCAAACGTCTTTTTAAACATATTGGAAGGAGATGAACGAGTAAAGGAAGGAGTTCTGGCACTGCACTCTGATCAGAAGTTATATCGTAATTCTATCGTGTTCAGCGAAGTTGTTCATGTGTTCTTACGGCTCGCAACAGGAGAAAGGCCTCATGCCCTGCGGAAAACACCAGCTCTGATACAGGGACAGGGGCGCAACTTGGATCGAGTTATCGATCTCCTGGATCTGGCGGAGAGCCTGCCGATAAACCGCGATATCGAGAAGGAAGCCTTCCTCATAATCGCCGACCTTGGGCTACTTCCAAATGATGCGCTTATTGCAGCTACTTGTAAGTATTATGGCATCAGCAGGATCGCCACGTTTGATGCCGACTTTGAGCGGGTTGGCTTTTTAGAGATTGTGAATGTGCGATCCTGA
- a CDS encoding type II toxin-antitoxin system HicB family antitoxin → MRRLNYRILLRKEPERGYTVTVPTLPGCVTFGETVEEAIAMAKEAIELYIEDLQEKGEDIPTEEGLREYTLTVEPRENVRVKVILDSAISRRTQGILKGMPVEEIISDIENRGVF, encoded by the coding sequence ATGAGACGCCTGAACTATCGGATCCTGCTCCGGAAAGAGCCGGAGAGGGGATATACGGTTACCGTGCCGACACTTCCCGGCTGCGTCACCTTCGGGGAGACGGTCGAGGAGGCAATAGCGATGGCAAAAGAGGCCATCGAGCTCTACATCGAGGATCTCCAGGAGAAAGGCGAGGACATCCCCACCGAGGAAGGACTGCGGGAATACACCCTCACCGTCGAACCCCGAGAGAATGTTCGGGTAAAAGTCATCCTCGATTCAGCGATCTCCCGGAGGACGCAAGGGATCCTGAAAGGAATGCCCGTAGAGGAGATCATCTCGGACATCGAGAATAGAGGCGTCTTCTGA
- a CDS encoding type IV pilin N-terminal domain-containing protein has protein sequence MVKTDDQDKGVSPVIGVILMLAITVILASVMAAFAIGFTGAIQRPYDVHASAYQEGGNIVVTYRGGQDHEAVEAIRITIVDSRGVTLEPNHELPSPSIGESHSEAGATAGRDHVVVVARFKDNSERVILDAYV, from the coding sequence ATGGTAAAAACTGACGATCAGGACAAAGGGGTCTCGCCCGTGATCGGCGTCATCCTGATGCTCGCCATCACGGTGATCCTGGCGTCCGTCATGGCCGCGTTCGCGATAGGATTTACCGGCGCTATTCAGAGGCCGTACGATGTACACGCCTCCGCGTATCAGGAGGGCGGTAATATCGTGGTCACCTACCGGGGAGGGCAGGATCATGAGGCTGTCGAAGCGATCAGGATCACCATCGTCGATAGCCGGGGCGTCACCCTCGAGCCGAACCATGAGCTGCCGTCACCGTCCATCGGAGAGTCGCATTCAGAAGCGGGTGCAACGGCGGGGAGGGATCACGTGGTGGTCGTCGCCCGATTCAAAGATAACTCCGAGCGGGTGATCCTGGATGCCTATGTCTAG
- a CDS encoding antitoxin family protein, with translation MARTIDVIYEDGVFKPLNRIRLEEGTKGKVVISAETAVNAAFGLLKGKDTQKALQELEDEWGLC, from the coding sequence ATGGCTAGGACCATAGATGTTATCTATGAGGACGGGGTGTTCAAACCGCTGAATCGGATCCGTCTGGAAGAGGGCACAAAAGGGAAAGTGGTGATCAGTGCCGAAACGGCGGTGAATGCGGCATTCGGGCTTTTAAAAGGGAAGGACACCCAGAAAGCTCTCCAGGAGCTGGAAGATGAATGGGGTCTTTGTTGA